A window of the Arenibacter algicola genome harbors these coding sequences:
- a CDS encoding sugar phosphate isomerase/epimerase family protein: MTNNIKYGVSTWLWESPFNTQSISLFPKIKGMGYDLVEIPVEDPELINGEVIKNALKDNGLQAVVCGAFGPTKDLTHKDAAVHQNCFDYIEKCFELCNLWGVDFLAGPMYAAVGKARMLPKEERQKEWDLAVTNIHKVCSMAKDHGLCIALEPLNRFESDLINTAEDVMRFIGDVNHGNAKVLLDGFHMTIEESNIAQAIRTVGDKLLHVQVSENHRGIPGTGLTPWTDFAEGLKAINYKGAIVIESFTPEIKELAGAVCIWKNLAKSQDEFASQGIDFMKKTFN, from the coding sequence ATGACAAATAACATAAAATACGGGGTAAGTACCTGGCTTTGGGAGTCACCGTTCAATACCCAATCCATTTCCCTGTTCCCTAAAATTAAAGGGATGGGGTATGATTTGGTGGAAATTCCTGTGGAAGACCCAGAATTGATCAATGGAGAGGTGATAAAGAATGCGCTAAAAGATAACGGATTACAGGCCGTTGTTTGTGGCGCTTTTGGTCCTACAAAGGATCTGACCCATAAGGATGCCGCTGTACATCAAAATTGCTTTGACTACATTGAAAAATGCTTTGAACTTTGTAATCTGTGGGGAGTGGATTTTTTGGCTGGACCCATGTATGCAGCTGTGGGTAAAGCACGAATGTTGCCTAAGGAAGAAAGGCAAAAGGAATGGGATTTGGCGGTGACCAATATACACAAGGTTTGTTCTATGGCCAAGGATCATGGACTATGCATTGCATTGGAACCACTAAATCGTTTTGAGTCGGACTTAATCAATACTGCCGAGGATGTAATGCGTTTTATTGGAGATGTTAACCATGGTAATGCTAAAGTATTGCTTGATGGTTTTCATATGACCATTGAGGAAAGTAACATCGCCCAAGCCATAAGGACGGTAGGGGATAAGTTGCTACATGTGCAGGTTTCGGAGAACCATAGGGGTATTCCGGGAACCGGCCTAACCCCTTGGACCGATTTTGCAGAAGGTTTAAAAGCCATAAATTACAAAGGGGCAATAGTCATCGAAAGTTTTACTCCGGAGATCAAAGAGTTGGCAGGGGCAGTATGTATCTGGAAAAACTTGGCAAAGAGCCAAGATGAATTTGCTTCACAAGGAATCGATTTTATGAAAAAGACATTTAATTAA
- a CDS encoding 2TM domain-containing protein, translating to MDYDKGNKLKRAKKHVAELKGFYVHLVVYLAVNVFITTAKITRNLGNGESFVEAFWDFGTFVVWMFWGIGLLFHGLKVFSYNPFFNKDWEDRQIRRYMEKEKREAEKYK from the coding sequence ATGGATTACGATAAGGGAAATAAATTGAAGCGTGCCAAAAAACACGTAGCCGAATTAAAAGGCTTTTATGTTCACCTTGTGGTGTATCTGGCTGTCAACGTTTTTATTACGACAGCTAAGATTACACGGAATTTGGGCAATGGAGAGTCTTTTGTGGAGGCATTTTGGGACTTTGGGACATTTGTAGTGTGGATGTTTTGGGGCATTGGCTTATTGTTCCATGGCTTAAAGGTCTTTTCCTATAATCCATTTTTCAACAAGGATTGGGAAGATAGACAGATCCGCAGGTACATGGAGAAAGAAAAACGGGAGGCTGAAAAATATAAATAA
- a CDS encoding tetratricopeptide repeat protein, producing MKYTFLIIVLLMLVSCSQEAPEQITDIRDYDVYLSSAESKKTSKYFEQWNSMIKPDSMQLMSFGIVAGEYSRYFQETGDITQLKMAERALKKAVEIAAIGKSGYYRALARNYISQHRFKEALELAKLSRNMGSGVGESQKLLFDVHMELGNYVDAQKYLDSIKNMSDFDYLIRLAKWNDHIGDLETAIHFMEKAKEKAESAKNSSLMLWSYTNLADYYGHAGRIRDSYDHYLKSLRMDPQNAYAKKGIAWIVFSYEKNPKEALRILDSITKTYMSPDYFLLKAEIAEYMGDSSQLTHNLDSYAIAVENPSYGAMYNVYNADMYLELTEQYNKALKVAEIEVDNRPTPESYNLLAYSYFKLGEKDRALEIVRKHIEGKTYEPTILYRTAEIYKATGNYSKLSELKQELLGAIYELGPTMESKILNL from the coding sequence ATGAAATATACATTTCTAATTATAGTGTTGCTTATGTTGGTATCCTGTTCCCAGGAGGCTCCAGAGCAAATTACAGACATCCGCGATTATGATGTTTATCTCAGTTCAGCGGAATCCAAGAAAACATCCAAATATTTTGAGCAATGGAATTCCATGATCAAACCGGACAGTATGCAGCTTATGAGTTTTGGGATCGTTGCAGGGGAGTACAGTAGGTATTTTCAGGAGACCGGAGATATTACTCAGCTTAAAATGGCGGAAAGAGCCCTGAAAAAGGCTGTTGAAATCGCTGCGATTGGAAAATCCGGCTATTACAGGGCATTGGCCCGTAACTACATTTCACAACACCGGTTCAAGGAGGCATTGGAGCTGGCCAAATTATCCAGGAATATGGGCAGTGGGGTTGGAGAGTCGCAGAAATTACTTTTTGACGTCCATATGGAACTAGGCAATTATGTAGACGCCCAGAAGTATCTGGATAGTATAAAGAATATGTCCGATTTTGATTATTTGATTCGATTGGCCAAATGGAACGATCATATAGGGGATTTGGAAACAGCCATTCATTTCATGGAGAAGGCAAAGGAAAAAGCCGAATCCGCAAAGAATTCCTCCTTAATGTTGTGGTCCTATACCAATTTGGCGGATTATTACGGACATGCGGGAAGAATACGGGACTCCTATGATCACTATTTAAAATCACTACGAATGGATCCCCAAAACGCTTATGCCAAGAAAGGAATTGCTTGGATCGTATTTTCTTATGAAAAAAATCCGAAAGAGGCATTGCGAATTTTGGATTCCATTACCAAAACTTATATGTCTCCAGACTACTTCCTGTTGAAAGCAGAGATAGCTGAGTATATGGGGGACAGCTCGCAATTGACCCATAACTTGGACAGTTATGCCATAGCCGTGGAGAACCCTAGTTATGGTGCTATGTACAATGTTTATAATGCAGATATGTATTTGGAATTGACAGAACAATACAATAAGGCGCTGAAGGTAGCGGAAATTGAAGTGGATAATAGGCCTACTCCGGAATCCTATAATCTATTGGCTTATAGTTATTTTAAACTAGGAGAAAAGGATAGGGCCCTAGAGATTGTTAGGAAACATATTGAAGGCAAAACCTATGAGCCTACAATACTTTATCGTACAGCGGAAATTTACAAGGCTACTGGGAATTATTCCAAGCTTTCAGAATTAAAACAGGAATTGTTAGGTGCAATCTATGAACTTGGTCCGACTATGGAAAGCAAAATTTTGAATCTGTGA
- a CDS encoding 2TM domain-containing protein — protein MIRFIKHLGNALFIGTLLYFVFLAVFLFMGEFDGGFTFRRAFQEYYANMIFAVILYMVNAYWIQFLMVKYEQQIYTRKRLLIGISGNIILSLVGIFVSRLILNVGIGNMSFMDFLANETLGHYKVSLLLAILISAIFYLAWYFKHRQENKVKEQKIIAGTASAKFDALKNQLDPHFLFNSLNVLTSLIEEDPQQAQKFTTSLSKVYRYVLEQKNKDLVTVDEELAFAETYVRLLKMRFEDSIVFDIPVKCSIAEAKIVPLSLQLLLENAVKHNVVTAVRPLRIRVYEEGGMLCVSNNLQEKQVIRKSSGVGLRNIQERYQMLSSREVQIGKSVSEFTVKLPMLMEGIGFRETTETFLEEKRYQKAKERVEAIKGFYGNLISYCVVLPVLAIINYNTTSFPWVIFPAVGWGFGVAIHGMEVFGYNPLLGKNWEERKIQKYMEDENF, from the coding sequence ATGATACGATTTATTAAACATTTAGGAAATGCTCTGTTTATAGGGACCTTGTTGTACTTTGTTTTTCTAGCTGTTTTCCTTTTTATGGGGGAATTTGATGGAGGCTTTACTTTTCGCAGGGCTTTTCAGGAGTACTATGCCAATATGATTTTTGCTGTTATCCTTTATATGGTGAATGCATATTGGATTCAATTCCTTATGGTTAAATATGAGCAACAGATTTACACCCGGAAACGTTTGTTGATTGGGATCTCTGGAAATATAATCCTCTCTTTGGTAGGCATATTCGTTTCGCGTTTAATTCTCAATGTAGGGATTGGTAATATGTCCTTCATGGATTTTTTGGCTAATGAGACATTGGGGCACTACAAAGTCTCTCTTTTGTTGGCGATTTTAATTTCTGCAATATTTTATTTGGCCTGGTACTTTAAGCATAGGCAGGAGAACAAGGTGAAAGAGCAGAAAATAATTGCAGGTACTGCCTCTGCCAAATTTGACGCCCTTAAGAATCAATTGGATCCGCATTTCCTGTTTAATAGTTTAAACGTGCTTACCAGTTTAATTGAGGAGGATCCCCAACAGGCACAAAAATTCACCACTTCCCTTTCAAAAGTATATCGCTATGTCTTGGAGCAGAAGAACAAAGACTTGGTAACTGTGGATGAGGAGCTCGCCTTTGCGGAGACTTATGTGAGGTTGTTGAAAATGAGATTTGAGGATAGCATAGTTTTCGATATCCCTGTGAAATGTAGTATTGCCGAAGCAAAAATAGTTCCCTTGTCCCTGCAGCTCCTATTGGAAAATGCGGTTAAGCACAATGTGGTAACGGCCGTAAGACCTTTGAGGATACGTGTATATGAGGAGGGAGGTATGCTTTGTGTGTCGAATAATTTACAAGAGAAGCAGGTCATTAGAAAAAGTAGTGGAGTTGGGCTCAGGAATATACAGGAACGTTATCAAATGTTATCCAGTAGGGAAGTTCAGATTGGAAAATCTGTTTCGGAATTTACGGTCAAGCTCCCGATGCTTATGGAAGGGATAGGGTTTAGGGAAACAACTGAAACATTTTTGGAGGAAAAACGCTATCAAAAGGCAAAAGAACGGGTAGAGGCCATAAAGGGGTTTTATGGCAATCTGATATCCTATTGTGTAGTGCTGCCGGTCTTGGCTATAATTAATTATAACACTACAAGTTTTCCCTGGGTGATTTTTCCAGCCGTTGGATGGGGGTTTGGTGTGGCTATCCATGGGATGGAGGTTTTTGGTTATAATCCGCTATTGGGGAAAAATTGGGAAGAAAGAAAAATTCAAAAGTATATGGAAGATGAAAATTTTTAA
- a CDS encoding Gfo/Idh/MocA family protein: MSNKKVNIAIVGLGFGAEFIPIYQKHPNANLVAISQRNPDKLKELADAFNIKKRYTSYDELLQDPEIDAVHINTPIPDHGIQSIKALKAGKHVACTVPMATTVEECEEIVRLTQETGLTYMMMETVVYAREFLYMKELYEKGELGKVQFLKASHQQDMDGWPNYWPGLPPMHYATHCVGPVLALTRGEAEYVSCFGSGTIREELIPHYNSPFAVETTHIKFRNSDLSAQVYRSLFDVARQYRESFEVYGSKKSVEWPLIEGKPLVVHTAKKPEPEIPEEVESPDFAKLLPKEIQHFTTQGVYDSDEHQHLSFTQGAGHGGSHPHLVNEFVNALVQDQAPYPNAKQSANITCVGILAHESALKGGEIIKLPEFTFLDK; this comes from the coding sequence ATGAGTAATAAGAAAGTAAATATCGCTATAGTGGGTTTGGGATTTGGAGCCGAATTTATTCCTATCTACCAAAAGCATCCAAACGCCAATTTGGTAGCAATTTCACAACGGAATCCTGATAAATTAAAGGAGTTGGCCGATGCATTCAACATTAAAAAAAGATATACTTCATATGACGAGCTGTTGCAGGACCCGGAAATAGACGCAGTACATATCAACACGCCTATTCCAGACCACGGTATTCAGTCCATTAAAGCCCTAAAAGCCGGGAAACACGTGGCCTGTACAGTGCCTATGGCGACTACGGTTGAAGAATGTGAGGAAATCGTACGCCTAACTCAGGAAACCGGCCTCACCTATATGATGATGGAAACTGTTGTATATGCGAGGGAGTTCCTGTATATGAAGGAGTTGTACGAGAAAGGCGAGCTGGGCAAGGTTCAGTTTTTAAAAGCAAGCCACCAGCAGGATATGGACGGTTGGCCCAATTATTGGCCAGGTTTGCCTCCTATGCACTATGCAACACATTGTGTAGGCCCCGTCTTGGCCCTTACGAGGGGGGAGGCTGAATATGTATCCTGTTTTGGTTCGGGAACTATACGGGAGGAGCTGATACCTCATTACAACTCACCATTCGCAGTGGAGACCACACATATTAAATTTCGGAATTCCGATTTGAGCGCACAGGTGTATCGTTCACTTTTTGATGTGGCTAGGCAGTACAGGGAAAGTTTTGAAGTGTATGGTTCAAAAAAATCAGTAGAGTGGCCTCTTATCGAAGGAAAGCCATTGGTGGTGCACACGGCCAAAAAACCGGAGCCAGAGATTCCAGAGGAAGTAGAAAGTCCGGATTTCGCAAAATTATTGCCAAAAGAAATACAGCATTTTACGACCCAAGGAGTATACGATTCGGATGAACATCAACACCTTTCCTTTACCCAGGGCGCTGGTCATGGGGGCTCGCATCCGCATTTGGTGAACGAATTTGTAAATGCACTGGTTCAAGACCAAGCGCCATACCCCAATGCAAAACAGTCTGCCAACATTACCTGTGTAGGGATCCTGGCTCATGAGTCGGCGCTTAAAGGAGGGGAGATAATCAAGTTGCCAGAGTTTACTTTTTTGGATAAATAG
- a CDS encoding LETM1-related biofilm-associated protein, protein MNPSASGWIDKFGYLVKDNNDYFSSFEDLYSLLKSTGFVYGINLDIPPFIIKEVPLSEDEKAKINLITALYFTYKLKNKEHNFEAFLGYIFMFYKDLGINRISFLNKFLTGKKTSSKLENLLNSRIYLEDNVISKTFNNIITNSLLFIDVLSFKRYLEGETSIKEYAQRLEHITINITYHTLNSKEKNKSDERLAQLFASSLTFIESVKQDFDGSYRNELVNKYSTSENRYFLDVACLTVWEDLSLDYTESDFIFGLGRDLGFDQNGIANSLQDVTGFFQLNADKIPHLKDHNLAVQFYDSMSKIVNKLILRNSKRLQKELSESKELVTLLSKSTIKDLSPEEKKKVQNHLVDIFKSIPSLAIFILPGGAVLLPIFIKLIPKLLPSSFDDNRVDE, encoded by the coding sequence ATGAATCCTTCGGCCTCTGGTTGGATAGATAAGTTTGGGTATCTGGTAAAGGACAATAATGATTATTTCAGCTCCTTTGAAGATCTATATTCCCTTCTAAAAAGTACCGGTTTTGTATATGGGATCAATTTGGATATCCCCCCTTTTATCATCAAAGAGGTTCCCTTGTCCGAAGATGAGAAAGCAAAGATCAATTTAATAACCGCCCTTTATTTTACCTATAAGCTCAAAAACAAGGAGCACAATTTTGAAGCCTTCCTGGGATACATCTTTATGTTTTATAAAGACTTGGGAATAAACAGAATTTCCTTCCTAAACAAATTCCTGACGGGAAAGAAAACATCTTCCAAACTGGAAAACCTCTTAAATTCCAGAATATATCTGGAGGATAATGTTATCAGCAAGACCTTCAATAACATCATAACCAATTCGCTACTTTTTATAGATGTTCTTAGCTTTAAAAGATATCTAGAGGGAGAAACATCCATAAAGGAATATGCCCAACGATTGGAACATATCACCATAAACATCACATATCATACCTTAAATTCGAAAGAAAAAAACAAGAGTGACGAAAGATTGGCGCAACTTTTTGCCTCCTCGCTGACCTTCATTGAAAGTGTAAAACAGGATTTTGACGGCTCCTATAGAAATGAATTGGTGAACAAATATTCCACTTCGGAAAATAGATATTTCTTGGATGTTGCCTGCTTAACGGTATGGGAAGATCTGTCTTTGGATTACACCGAATCGGACTTTATTTTTGGCTTGGGAAGGGACCTTGGTTTTGATCAAAATGGAATAGCAAATTCGCTGCAGGATGTAACCGGATTTTTTCAATTAAATGCCGACAAAATACCCCATCTAAAAGATCATAATTTGGCTGTCCAATTTTACGATAGCATGTCCAAAATTGTAAACAAATTGATCCTCAGAAATAGCAAACGTCTACAAAAAGAACTTTCGGAAAGTAAGGAATTGGTCACCTTATTATCCAAATCAACGATCAAGGATCTTAGCCCGGAAGAGAAGAAAAAAGTACAAAATCACCTAGTCGATATTTTTAAAAGTATCCCCTCGTTGGCGATTTTTATACTTCCTGGAGGGGCAGTTTTACTGCCAATATTCATCAAATTAATTCCTAAATTACTACCTTCCTCATTTGACGATAACAGGGTTGATGAATAG
- a CDS encoding 2TM domain-containing protein: protein MEMDKHHLEKYIKAKKRVDNLKNFYAHIAVYLVMNALLYVFKGRILNFFTANGVEDQGFLNWLEWNIVLIPVIWGVVLMVSGVYFLKLKPGFFRKWEERQMRKYMEE from the coding sequence ATGGAAATGGATAAACATCATTTGGAAAAGTATATTAAGGCTAAAAAACGAGTGGATAATCTTAAGAATTTTTACGCGCATATTGCAGTATATCTGGTTATGAATGCCCTGCTTTATGTTTTTAAGGGAAGGATCTTGAATTTTTTTACTGCAAATGGGGTTGAAGACCAAGGTTTCCTAAATTGGCTGGAATGGAATATTGTCTTAATTCCGGTTATTTGGGGAGTGGTCCTAATGGTGTCGGGAGTTTACTTTTTGAAATTGAAACCTGGATTTTTTAGAAAGTGGGAGGAAAGGCAAATGCGAAAATATATGGAGGAATGA
- the gndA gene encoding NADP-dependent phosphogluconate dehydrogenase, which translates to MEKTYDFGLIGLGVMGRNFILNVADNNFSAMGYDLDDEKVNALIEEGKDTKRVNASTDIQHFVQSLSQPRKIMLLVPAGKIVDSVIESLLPYLDKNDLIIDGGNSFFTDTDRRETYLQSKGIHFFGSGVSGGAKGARRGPSIMPGGNKEAYKEVQPIFEAVSAKFKGEPCVAYLGPKSAGNYVKMVHNGIEYGLMQLTSEIYDLLKKAGKYNNDELHDIFDSWNKGRLQSFLIEISAEIFKQEDDKGEGRLVDKILDKAKQKGTGKWTSQNAMDLGIPIPSIDIAVSMREISALKEERVLADKLYNRPEPAIMDKKEMAKWAEEALYFSFITTYAQGLHQLADASKEYGYDLDLSVIAKIWRAGCIIRAGLLEDISAAFTKDRQLPNLLLSPQFVTKVQSTVGAARNLVAYGAKNGIPLPGLSNSLTYFDAYTSGRLPLNLIQAQRDHFGSHTYERTDMEGIFHTEWE; encoded by the coding sequence ATGGAAAAAACATATGATTTTGGATTGATTGGCCTAGGGGTAATGGGACGTAATTTTATTTTGAACGTTGCGGACAACAACTTTTCGGCCATGGGATACGATCTTGATGATGAAAAAGTAAATGCACTGATCGAAGAAGGAAAGGATACCAAAAGAGTAAACGCCTCTACAGATATTCAACACTTCGTACAATCCTTATCACAGCCTAGAAAAATCATGCTTTTGGTACCCGCTGGTAAAATAGTGGACTCCGTAATTGAAAGCCTATTGCCATATTTGGACAAAAACGACCTTATCATAGACGGAGGTAATTCCTTTTTTACCGATACCGATCGCAGGGAGACCTATTTACAAAGTAAAGGAATTCACTTTTTTGGCTCTGGGGTCTCGGGAGGCGCAAAAGGTGCCAGGAGGGGTCCAAGCATAATGCCAGGAGGAAACAAGGAGGCCTACAAAGAGGTACAACCCATATTTGAGGCCGTCTCCGCCAAATTTAAAGGAGAGCCCTGTGTAGCCTATTTGGGACCAAAATCTGCCGGCAACTATGTAAAAATGGTTCATAACGGCATTGAGTATGGCCTAATGCAACTTACCTCCGAAATATATGACCTCTTAAAAAAAGCAGGCAAATACAATAATGATGAACTTCATGACATTTTTGATTCCTGGAACAAAGGTAGATTACAGTCCTTTTTAATAGAGATATCTGCAGAGATTTTTAAACAGGAAGATGATAAAGGAGAAGGTAGATTGGTAGATAAGATATTGGACAAAGCCAAACAAAAAGGCACTGGAAAATGGACTTCCCAAAATGCAATGGACCTAGGTATTCCAATTCCCAGCATAGATATAGCCGTGAGTATGAGGGAAATTTCGGCCTTAAAGGAAGAAAGGGTTTTGGCCGATAAGTTGTATAACAGGCCGGAACCGGCCATAATGGACAAAAAGGAAATGGCCAAATGGGCAGAGGAAGCCCTTTACTTTTCCTTTATTACCACCTATGCCCAAGGACTACATCAATTGGCGGATGCCTCCAAGGAATACGGCTACGATCTGGATCTTTCCGTAATAGCCAAAATTTGGAGGGCGGGATGTATTATCCGTGCCGGATTGCTGGAAGACATATCCGCAGCCTTTACCAAGGACAGGCAATTGCCAAACCTTTTGTTATCACCACAGTTTGTTACCAAGGTACAATCTACAGTAGGGGCCGCGAGAAATCTTGTAGCCTATGGGGCCAAAAATGGCATTCCATTGCCAGGTCTTTCCAACTCCTTAACGTATTTTGATGCCTATACCTCTGGCAGATTGCCATTGAACCTTATTCAGGCGCAACGCGATCACTTTGGATCGCACACCTATGAAAGGACAGATATGGAAGGCATCTTCCATACCGAATGGGAATAA
- a CDS encoding 2TM domain-containing protein yields MENLEKENKYFRAKERVGAIKKFYMSLISYFVFIGFLAALNYWTDQWRYPWFLWAAFGWGIGLVFHAVKVFGLNPFFGKNWEERKIKEYMQEDERKNTWK; encoded by the coding sequence ATGGAAAATTTAGAAAAGGAAAACAAATATTTCAGGGCCAAAGAAAGGGTAGGTGCCATAAAGAAGTTCTATATGAGCCTTATATCCTATTTTGTTTTTATAGGGTTTTTGGCAGCTCTAAATTACTGGACCGACCAATGGCGCTACCCTTGGTTTCTGTGGGCGGCCTTTGGTTGGGGAATAGGGTTGGTGTTTCACGCCGTTAAAGTTTTTGGTTTGAACCCTTTCTTCGGAAAGAATTGGGAAGAGCGGAAAATTAAAGAGTATATGCAGGAGGATGAAAGAAAAAACACATGGAAATAA
- a CDS encoding DUF4331 family protein: MKKTKLLFGLGLLMVAGAILVAADHIDAPSSMGTSADIADFYGFEPSEGSDNTVFVVDLQSNVLPDLAYGSFDEMVLTEINIDTDGDLVEDLVIQAIPRDGRMYFFGPVTPVKTGLDSEVLVDSPLGSVEISGTTAIKATTANGVTLFAGPRQDSFFFDFFQFNAVIGGMAPGGFKTADEAVDTFEGKNTMSIVVEVPNTLLGTPTGTNALQLPVYKAWVTTNKKQ; the protein is encoded by the coding sequence ATGAAAAAGACAAAATTATTATTTGGACTTGGCTTGTTAATGGTGGCAGGCGCTATTTTAGTGGCTGCGGATCACATAGACGCACCTTCTTCCATGGGAACTTCTGCGGATATCGCGGATTTTTACGGATTTGAACCTTCCGAGGGATCGGACAATACTGTTTTTGTGGTAGACCTTCAGTCCAATGTGCTGCCAGATTTGGCATATGGAAGCTTTGATGAAATGGTTTTAACCGAAATCAATATTGATACCGACGGGGATTTGGTAGAGGATTTGGTAATCCAGGCCATACCTAGAGATGGTAGAATGTATTTCTTTGGACCTGTAACGCCTGTAAAAACTGGATTGGACAGTGAAGTTTTGGTGGACTCCCCGTTGGGAAGTGTTGAAATTTCCGGAACAACCGCCATTAAGGCAACTACGGCCAATGGTGTAACGCTTTTTGCCGGACCTAGACAGGACTCTTTTTTCTTCGATTTCTTCCAATTTAATGCCGTCATTGGCGGAATGGCTCCAGGAGGATTTAAGACTGCTGATGAGGCAGTGGATACTTTTGAAGGTAAAAATACCATGTCCATTGTCGTAGAGGTACCAAACACCTTGTTAGGAACCCCTACAGGTACTAATGCGTTGCAATTACCGGTTTATAAGGCCTGGGTTACTACAAACAAAAAACAATAA
- a CDS encoding DUF4331 family protein → MILNNIKYLFLSIMGLAVMASCNNDDDMMEPIAMATCNDGIMNGSETGIDCGGSCEPCMTAVNFSGNYTQVDHMGRPGINTVFGYDMEGQPSVKDAHNRTIPSEMAATFQAGYEARLEQYYDVYADLLGIDPAALNYENNILGLDAATLTTYLAADVLEISPSLPTTYFDPGTDFDNDGRILVPDGDEVALTGRRLTDDVIDVSLILLFGGAEGDRFDGSDKNMDGSPDTPRLTSDGVALTATVSSSFPYVGNPE, encoded by the coding sequence ATGATACTAAATAATATAAAGTACTTATTCCTGTCGATAATGGGACTGGCTGTAATGGCTTCTTGTAATAACGATGACGACATGATGGAGCCCATTGCTATGGCCACTTGTAATGATGGTATAATGAATGGAAGTGAAACGGGCATTGATTGTGGAGGCTCTTGCGAACCTTGTATGACCGCGGTGAATTTTTCGGGTAACTATACCCAGGTGGATCATATGGGGAGACCTGGAATAAATACGGTTTTTGGATACGATATGGAGGGTCAGCCAAGTGTAAAGGATGCACATAACAGGACTATTCCTTCGGAAATGGCTGCTACTTTCCAAGCTGGGTATGAAGCTCGATTGGAGCAATATTATGATGTGTATGCCGATCTTTTAGGTATTGACCCAGCTGCCCTTAATTACGAGAATAATATTTTGGGACTGGATGCCGCTACCCTAACGACTTACTTGGCTGCAGACGTATTGGAGATTTCTCCAAGCTTGCCCACTACTTATTTTGATCCGGGAACCGATTTTGACAACGATGGAAGGATATTGGTTCCGGACGGGGACGAGGTAGCACTTACCGGTAGGAGGTTGACAGATGATGTAATAGATGTTTCGTTAATACTACTATTTGGTGGGGCTGAAGGGGACCGTTTTGACGGTTCCGATAAAAATATGGATGGTAGTCCGGATACTCCAAGACTAACTTCCGATGGTGTTGCGTTAACAGCTACCGTCTCTTCAAGTTTTCCATATGTGGGTAATCCGGAATAG
- a CDS encoding LytR/AlgR family response regulator transcription factor codes for MNAIIIEDEKPAARRLGRLLTNMNVGVSTMLYSVEEAIVWFRENKHPDLIFLDIQLSDGLSFEIFEAVDIQSSVIFTTAYDEYALQAFKLNSIDYLLKPIDDVELEIAVKKYLTFRPEKQKMSLDFEDIKKLLVNPLEREYKKRFTVNVGQHLKIINAEEIECFYSENKGTYASTIDGRNYLLDHTLESLESELHPNSFFRVSRKFYVNISHIKDIVSYTNSRLEIKLNRFNGQEIIVSRERVKDFKLWLE; via the coding sequence ATGAATGCAATCATTATTGAGGATGAAAAACCGGCCGCCAGAAGATTGGGGAGATTACTGACCAATATGAATGTAGGGGTGTCCACTATGCTCTATTCCGTTGAGGAGGCCATTGTATGGTTTCGGGAAAACAAACATCCCGATTTGATTTTCCTGGATATTCAGCTTTCGGACGGATTATCGTTTGAGATTTTTGAGGCTGTTGATATTCAAAGTTCGGTAATTTTCACTACCGCATATGATGAATATGCTCTGCAGGCATTTAAGTTGAACAGTATAGATTATTTGTTAAAACCTATAGATGATGTAGAGCTGGAAATCGCCGTAAAAAAGTATCTAACTTTTAGACCTGAAAAACAGAAAATGTCACTCGATTTTGAAGACATAAAAAAGTTGTTGGTAAACCCTTTGGAGAGGGAATACAAAAAGAGGTTTACAGTGAATGTAGGGCAACATCTGAAAATTATCAATGCTGAGGAAATAGAATGTTTTTACAGTGAGAATAAAGGCACCTATGCATCCACAATTGATGGAAGAAATTATCTGCTGGACCATACTTTGGAAAGCTTGGAATCGGAACTTCATCCCAACTCATTTTTTCGGGTGAGCAGAAAATTCTATGTGAACATAAGCCATATAAAAGACATTGTTTCCTATACCAATTCTAGGTTGGAAATCAAATTAAACCGATTTAATGGACAGGAAATCATAGTAAGTAGGGAAAGGGTAAAAGACTTCAAGTTATGGTTGGAGTAA